In the genome of candidate division WOR-3 bacterium, one region contains:
- a CDS encoding cation-translocating P-type ATPase, which produces MANSDSGRPRPSVDRVQPLFTSAGGSGSPRERFVGLTKAEVEQRLRTAGYNELPVTSRRRTWQIAFDVLREPMFLLLLASGIIYLILGEASDAAMLLGFVFVIIGITLYQERKTERALDALRDLASPRALVLRDEEVTRIPGREVVPDDIVLLVEGDRVPADCIVLDSNHLMLDESLLTGESMPVRKIAGDPQGKLGRPGGDDQPGVYSGTVVVQGSGVARVRATGLATEMGKIGRTLQEEKQESSPLEVETRRLVRNFASAGLIVCALVVVFYLVTRGNLLGGLLAGLTLAMALLPEEIPVVQTVFLALGAWRMSLKQALTRRLQAIQAIGSATVLCVDKTGTLTLNKMAVWKLYGRGRFCDIDGVSATALPDECHETVEYAMLASQEIPVDPMEKALSELGKRALNTTEHLHPDWQLVREYPLSRQLMAMSRVWKSPDGRDYVIAAKGAPEAIGDLCHLGAEQTRELSEQVNVMAADGLRVLAVGRARFTLAGLPSEQHDFQFELIGLVGFTDPVRPQVKSAVENCYRAGIRVVMITGDYAGTASKIAREIGLASPETVITGPEMEEMSEPELRSRVRDADIFARVVPEQKLKLVNALKANSEVVVMTGDGVNDAPALKAAHVGIAMGGRGTDVARESAAMVLLDDDFSTIVQAVRQGRRILDNLKKAFAYIFSVHVPIAGMSLIPILFKWPLVLLPVHVVFLELIIDPACSVVFEAEPEERGVMDRPPRRLDAPLFDRKTVGLALLQGLWVLLIVLAVFAVALNRGLGENDARTLTFVTLVLANLGLILTNRSWSRTIVSSIRVPNRSLWYVVVGALAFLALALYVPFLRGLFRFSTLHPTDLLICVGGGVMSIAWFEVFKYVRNHLLPRRSS; this is translated from the coding sequence ATGGCGAACAGTGATTCGGGACGCCCACGACCCTCTGTGGACCGGGTACAGCCACTGTTTACGTCGGCCGGAGGCAGTGGCAGTCCCCGGGAGCGGTTTGTAGGGCTCACCAAGGCCGAGGTCGAGCAGCGACTCCGGACTGCCGGATACAACGAACTCCCGGTCACGAGTCGCCGTCGTACCTGGCAGATAGCCTTTGACGTCCTGCGCGAGCCGATGTTCCTCCTTCTGTTAGCTTCGGGCATCATCTATCTGATTCTGGGTGAGGCAAGCGACGCGGCGATGCTGCTCGGGTTCGTCTTCGTCATCATCGGTATCACTCTCTACCAGGAGCGTAAGACCGAGCGGGCGCTGGACGCCCTGCGCGATCTGGCGAGCCCGCGCGCGCTGGTGCTCCGCGACGAGGAGGTGACACGTATCCCGGGACGCGAGGTGGTGCCGGACGACATCGTGCTCCTGGTTGAAGGTGACCGGGTGCCGGCTGACTGCATCGTGCTCGACTCCAATCATCTGATGCTGGACGAGTCGCTCCTTACTGGTGAATCGATGCCGGTGCGGAAGATTGCCGGCGACCCGCAGGGCAAGCTGGGAAGGCCGGGCGGGGACGACCAGCCCGGAGTCTATTCCGGCACTGTCGTCGTGCAGGGCAGCGGCGTGGCGCGCGTGCGCGCGACCGGGCTGGCCACGGAGATGGGAAAGATCGGCAGAACCCTGCAGGAGGAGAAGCAGGAGAGTTCACCTCTGGAGGTCGAAACCCGGCGGCTGGTGCGGAACTTCGCCAGCGCGGGGCTCATCGTCTGCGCGCTGGTGGTCGTGTTCTACCTGGTAACGCGCGGTAACCTGCTCGGGGGACTACTTGCCGGTCTGACCCTGGCCATGGCTTTGCTTCCCGAGGAGATACCGGTCGTGCAGACCGTGTTTCTTGCCTTGGGTGCGTGGCGTATGTCCTTGAAGCAGGCTCTTACCCGGCGGTTGCAGGCGATACAGGCAATCGGCTCGGCCACGGTGCTCTGCGTGGACAAGACCGGCACGCTGACCTTGAACAAGATGGCGGTGTGGAAGCTTTACGGCCGGGGGCGGTTCTGTGATATCGACGGCGTCTCGGCCACGGCTCTTCCTGACGAGTGCCATGAGACGGTTGAGTACGCGATGCTCGCGAGCCAGGAGATACCGGTTGACCCGATGGAGAAGGCGCTCTCGGAGTTGGGCAAGCGGGCGCTTAACACCACCGAGCATCTCCACCCGGACTGGCAACTGGTGCGCGAGTACCCGCTGTCACGGCAGTTGATGGCGATGTCGCGGGTCTGGAAGTCGCCGGATGGACGCGACTACGTCATCGCGGCCAAAGGCGCGCCCGAGGCGATTGGCGACCTCTGCCATCTTGGTGCTGAGCAGACCCGGGAACTTTCGGAGCAGGTGAACGTCATGGCGGCAGATGGGCTGAGAGTTCTCGCGGTCGGGCGGGCCCGGTTCACGCTGGCCGGCCTGCCGTCCGAACAGCATGACTTCCAATTCGAACTCATCGGGTTGGTCGGATTCACTGACCCGGTCCGGCCCCAAGTCAAGTCAGCGGTCGAGAACTGCTACCGGGCGGGCATCCGCGTGGTGATGATTACCGGTGACTATGCCGGCACGGCTTCGAAGATCGCGCGCGAGATCGGCCTTGCCAGCCCTGAGACCGTCATAACCGGTCCCGAGATGGAGGAGATGAGCGAACCCGAGCTGCGCTCGCGGGTCCGGGACGCCGACATTTTCGCCCGGGTCGTACCTGAGCAGAAGCTGAAGCTGGTCAACGCGCTCAAGGCCAACTCCGAGGTCGTCGTGATGACCGGCGACGGCGTGAACGATGCTCCCGCGCTCAAGGCCGCGCACGTCGGCATCGCGATGGGCGGTCGCGGCACCGACGTGGCGCGCGAATCGGCGGCGATGGTCCTGCTCGACGATGACTTCTCGACCATCGTGCAGGCGGTGCGCCAGGGCCGGAGAATCCTCGACAACCTGAAGAAGGCGTTTGCCTACATCTTCAGCGTGCACGTGCCGATCGCCGGCATGTCGCTGATCCCCATCCTGTTCAAGTGGCCGCTGGTCCTCTTGCCGGTGCACGTGGTGTTCCTCGAACTCATAATCGACCCCGCCTGCTCGGTCGTGTTCGAGGCCGAGCCGGAAGAGCGCGGAGTGATGGACCGGCCGCCGCGCCGGCTGGACGCCCCGCTGTTCGACCGCAAGACGGTCGGCCTAGCCCTGCTGCAGGGGCTGTGGGTGCTGCTCATCGTGCTGGCGGTTTTCGCCGTCGCCCTCAATCGTGGTCTGGGCGAGAACGACGCACGCACGTTGACCTTCGTGACCCTGGTTCTTGCGAATCTCGGCTTGATACTGACCAACCGCTCGTGGTCGCGTACCATCGTCAGCTCGATCCGGGTTCCCAACCGGTCGCTCTGGTACGTTGTTGTCGGCGCGCTGGCGTTCCTTGCGCTGGCGCTCTACGTCCCGTTCCTGCGCGGCCTGTTCAGGTTCTCCACGCTGCACCCGACGGACCTGCTCATCTGCGTTGGCGGCGGAGTCATGAGCATCGCCTGGTTCGAGGTTTTCAAGTACGTCCGCAATCACCTGCTGCCGCGTCGGTCTTCCTGA